The following are encoded in a window of Mycobacteroides chelonae CCUG 47445 genomic DNA:
- a CDS encoding DUF4185 domain-containing protein translates to MSRRRRISVVLMTSAVIGSSVAIDVAPMAYADPCTGPAAGLQPPTPVPDEGIPGQAPPIGRRPAGANDKAPLPELGKLPLAILKQVLPQQSAKKKPGWAQELARPALPNPPEPGSPNNLQDQQAAAVAPAPAAPAVGPAAEAAVSPSTSVVGWVTGVDTGANTLQKFSISGTDLGIMWDNGDSAGRQVLMAFGDTYGYCGMRSQQWRYNTLLRTQDKSLSRGLAVADGSTSNPYAGSPQSRPGYSKQIIPPIKWAAQERGIIPTAAISVGRTQYMNYMSIKSWDSAGEWTTNYSATAVSNDNGQNWKTFPQSIRPASPDAISQVPFTPGNENFQQAAYVKGNDGYIYIFGTPSGRSGSGFVSRALPGNLPDAAKHEFWNTDRGSWVPGDPNAATPIISGPVGEMSAQYNTYLKKYLVMYGDKQGDVLLSTSPAPQGPWSPPQVIVTESQMPGGPYAPYLHPWTTGKELYFNLSLWSAYNVMLMRTTLP, encoded by the coding sequence ATGTCGAGGCGTCGCCGAATCTCCGTGGTTTTGATGACCTCGGCCGTTATCGGCTCAAGCGTCGCCATCGATGTTGCGCCCATGGCGTATGCCGACCCATGCACCGGCCCTGCCGCGGGTCTGCAGCCGCCCACTCCGGTTCCCGACGAAGGCATACCCGGACAGGCTCCCCCGATCGGCCGCCGACCCGCTGGCGCCAATGACAAAGCCCCACTGCCGGAGCTGGGCAAGCTGCCGCTGGCCATCCTCAAGCAGGTCCTGCCTCAACAGAGCGCCAAGAAGAAGCCGGGTTGGGCTCAGGAGCTGGCACGGCCGGCCCTGCCCAACCCCCCGGAGCCCGGCTCACCGAACAATCTGCAGGATCAACAGGCCGCAGCCGTCGCTCCCGCTCCCGCGGCTCCTGCCGTCGGTCCGGCCGCCGAGGCCGCCGTCTCCCCGAGCACTTCGGTCGTTGGCTGGGTGACCGGAGTGGACACCGGCGCCAACACCCTTCAGAAGTTCAGCATCTCCGGTACTGACCTCGGAATCATGTGGGACAACGGCGATTCCGCCGGCCGCCAGGTGCTGATGGCCTTTGGCGATACCTACGGATACTGCGGAATGAGAAGCCAGCAGTGGCGGTACAACACCCTGCTGCGCACCCAGGACAAGTCGCTTTCACGCGGCCTTGCCGTGGCGGACGGGTCGACCTCCAACCCGTACGCCGGATCTCCACAGTCACGCCCGGGCTACTCCAAGCAGATCATCCCGCCCATCAAGTGGGCCGCTCAGGAGCGGGGCATCATTCCCACGGCCGCCATCTCCGTCGGACGTACGCAGTACATGAACTACATGTCCATCAAGAGCTGGGACAGCGCCGGGGAATGGACCACCAACTACTCGGCGACCGCGGTGTCCAACGACAACGGTCAGAACTGGAAGACCTTTCCGCAGAGCATCCGTCCGGCCTCCCCCGACGCCATCAGCCAGGTTCCCTTCACGCCGGGAAATGAGAACTTTCAGCAGGCCGCATACGTCAAGGGCAACGACGGCTACATCTACATCTTCGGAACCCCCTCCGGGCGAAGCGGATCCGGCTTCGTCTCACGCGCGTTGCCCGGCAACCTGCCCGATGCCGCCAAGCATGAGTTCTGGAACACCGACCGGGGCTCCTGGGTGCCGGGCGACCCCAACGCGGCGACCCCGATCATCTCGGGCCCGGTGGGTGAGATGTCAGCGCAATACAACACCTACCTCAAGAAGTACCTGGTGATGTACGGCGATAAGCAGGGAGACGTGCTGCTCTCGACTTCCCCGGCACCGCAGGGCCCGTGGAGTCCACCGCAGGTCATCGTCACCGAGTCACAGATGCCGGGTGGCCCCTACGCGCCATACCTGCATCCGTGGACAACCGGCAAGGAGCTGTACTTCAACTTGTCGCTGTGGTCGGCCTACAACGTGATGTTGATGCGCACAACACTGCCGTAA
- a CDS encoding thiolase family protein, with amino-acid sequence MRDAVIVDAVRTPVGKGKPGGSLSGVHPVDLHAHAIRALVERTGIDPALVDDVISGAVGQVGEQSSNTARWAALAAGLPETTPAVTVDRQCGSSQQAIHFAAQGVIAGAYDVVIASGIESMSRVPMGSQSLGKDFFGSAVAGRYPEGLVPQGISAELIAKKWNLSRQDLDAFAAESHRRAAQAWAEGRFARDVVPIKAPTVDGELVEVLSDESVRPSTTVDVLAGLKPAFRNELWEQRFPQIEWKVTAGNSSPINDGASAVLITSSETAKRLGLTPRARVHSVAVVGDDPLYMLTGVIPATAKVLDRAGLSVADIDAFEVNEAFASVVLAWQAETGADLSKVNINGGATALGHPLGASGGRLMTTLISVLEQTGGRYGLQTMCEAGGLANATIIERI; translated from the coding sequence ATGAGAGACGCAGTGATCGTCGACGCGGTGCGTACACCCGTCGGAAAGGGAAAGCCCGGGGGATCACTCTCGGGCGTGCACCCGGTCGATCTACACGCACACGCCATTCGCGCACTCGTTGAACGTACCGGGATAGACCCGGCTCTCGTAGACGACGTCATCAGTGGTGCGGTCGGGCAGGTAGGGGAGCAGAGTTCCAACACCGCGAGGTGGGCGGCGCTGGCCGCGGGGTTGCCCGAGACCACCCCGGCGGTCACCGTGGATCGGCAATGTGGCAGCAGTCAACAGGCCATTCACTTTGCTGCGCAAGGGGTTATCGCTGGTGCCTACGACGTCGTGATCGCCTCGGGTATCGAGTCGATGAGTCGAGTGCCCATGGGCAGCCAGAGCCTGGGCAAGGACTTTTTCGGCTCGGCGGTTGCCGGTCGCTATCCGGAAGGGCTCGTCCCGCAGGGCATTAGCGCGGAACTGATCGCCAAGAAGTGGAACCTGTCGCGCCAGGATCTGGATGCCTTCGCGGCCGAGAGTCACCGTCGCGCCGCACAGGCCTGGGCCGAGGGGAGATTCGCGCGCGATGTGGTGCCGATCAAGGCCCCCACCGTCGATGGCGAGTTGGTTGAGGTACTCAGCGACGAATCGGTGAGGCCATCGACCACTGTGGACGTCTTGGCGGGGCTCAAACCCGCCTTCCGTAATGAGTTGTGGGAGCAACGCTTCCCGCAGATTGAATGGAAGGTGACGGCGGGTAACTCCTCGCCGATCAACGATGGCGCATCGGCTGTGCTCATCACCTCCAGCGAGACCGCCAAGCGCCTCGGGCTGACTCCGCGGGCCCGCGTGCATTCGGTGGCGGTGGTGGGTGATGATCCGTTGTACATGCTTACGGGAGTCATCCCCGCGACCGCGAAAGTCCTTGACCGCGCAGGTCTATCGGTGGCGGATATCGACGCCTTCGAGGTCAACGAGGCCTTTGCCTCGGTGGTTCTGGCCTGGCAGGCGGAGACCGGCGCAGATCTGTCCAAGGTCAACATCAACGGCGGCGCCACCGCCCTCGGGCATCCGCTGGGGGCCAGCGGCGGGCGGTTGATGACGACGCTGATATCGGTGTTGGAGCAGACCGGCGGACGCTACGGCCTGCAAACCATGTGTGAGGCGGGCGGTTTGGCCAATGCGACCATCATCGAGCGGATCTAG
- a CDS encoding winged helix-turn-helix transcriptional regulator — MRNCSIANALDVIGERWTLLALREIMLGSRRFDEIVRNTGASRDILAARLRKLVDAGVLEKRQYEQRPPRYEYLLTESGRALRPVLFALMDWGDRFVTQGPPPSVWEHQCGSVLHIHPACESCGETVTFDDITARRIGEVR, encoded by the coding sequence ATGAGAAACTGCTCGATCGCGAATGCCCTCGATGTGATCGGGGAACGCTGGACCCTGCTGGCCCTGCGCGAGATCATGCTGGGCAGTCGACGGTTCGACGAGATCGTTCGCAACACCGGCGCCAGCCGCGACATTCTGGCCGCCAGGCTGCGCAAGCTCGTGGACGCGGGCGTGCTGGAGAAGCGCCAGTACGAACAGCGCCCTCCCCGCTATGAATACCTGCTGACTGAATCGGGGCGCGCGCTGCGGCCAGTGCTGTTCGCCTTGATGGACTGGGGCGACAGGTTCGTCACGCAGGGCCCCCCGCCCAGCGTCTGGGAACACCAATGCGGGTCGGTGCTGCATATCCATCCGGCCTGCGAAAGTTGCGGAGAGACAGTGACCTTCGACGACATCACGGCGCGGAGAATCGGCGAGGTCCGATGA
- a CDS encoding DUF1990 family protein, translating into MSSKPLTYQPAGATCLAESGWPATPSALRRFEQTVPVGHGNHAWQEASQAVLNWGVKRRSGFRVNPEGAAHEGTEFQISLGWGPFSVHEPVRVVAVTNTNNRCGFAYGTLPGHPVSGEEAFIVHRNGDGTVFLTLRSLTQPAPSGFWRLVFPALLLAQRVFRRRYLRSLSS; encoded by the coding sequence ATGAGCTCAAAGCCTTTGACGTATCAGCCCGCGGGGGCCACATGCCTGGCCGAAAGTGGCTGGCCAGCCACCCCGTCCGCCCTACGACGATTCGAGCAGACCGTCCCCGTCGGACACGGAAACCACGCATGGCAAGAGGCTTCGCAAGCGGTACTGAACTGGGGTGTCAAGCGCCGCAGCGGGTTCCGGGTGAATCCGGAGGGCGCTGCGCATGAGGGCACCGAGTTCCAGATCAGCCTCGGATGGGGTCCATTCAGCGTTCACGAGCCGGTACGCGTTGTCGCCGTGACCAACACCAACAACCGGTGCGGTTTTGCGTACGGCACATTGCCGGGCCATCCCGTGTCGGGCGAGGAAGCATTCATCGTGCACCGGAACGGCGACGGGACGGTGTTTCTCACGCTGCGCTCGTTGACGCAGCCCGCACCATCCGGATTCTGGCGGCTGGTGTTTCCGGCGCTTCTGTTGGCGCAACGGGTCTTCCGCCGCCGATACTTACGGTCGCTGTCCTCCTAG
- a CDS encoding LysR family transcriptional regulator: MPLPPGTPDLDVLDLLVSVAETGSLGAAARMHGISQPAASMRMRALERRLRLVLLERGPTGSRLTDAGLAVVGHAAPVLAAAREFVAGVAALHSGHTPRLVVAASRTIADYRIPLWLTALRARHADVPVSLEVGNTQQVCELVRAGSATLGFIEGPHAPAGLAGEVLGADELVIVVGQGHKWARRRKPVTLRELATTPLLMREPGSGTRDTVWEVLSQVCQPAAPAAELGSAAAIKAAAATGLAPAVISRLIAAPELLAGTLVEVTLADGTDFTRQFRAVWRPGAAPTGPARALVDLASSDA, encoded by the coding sequence ATGCCTCTCCCTCCGGGCACGCCCGACCTCGACGTGCTGGACCTGCTGGTGTCCGTTGCCGAGACGGGCAGCCTCGGGGCGGCAGCACGCATGCACGGCATCTCCCAGCCCGCGGCCAGCATGCGAATGCGGGCACTGGAACGCCGTCTGCGGCTGGTGCTGCTGGAGCGAGGTCCCACCGGGTCGCGGCTGACCGACGCCGGACTTGCGGTGGTCGGCCATGCCGCCCCGGTCTTGGCAGCAGCGCGCGAGTTCGTTGCGGGCGTGGCGGCTCTGCATTCCGGTCACACGCCCCGCCTGGTGGTCGCCGCCTCGCGCACCATCGCCGATTACCGGATACCGCTGTGGCTCACGGCACTTCGCGCACGACATGCGGATGTCCCGGTGTCCCTCGAAGTTGGCAATACGCAACAGGTGTGCGAGCTGGTGCGGGCCGGAAGCGCGACCCTGGGATTCATCGAGGGACCGCACGCACCTGCCGGCCTGGCCGGGGAGGTGCTGGGCGCCGACGAGCTGGTCATCGTGGTGGGGCAGGGACACAAGTGGGCGCGGCGCCGCAAGCCGGTGACGCTCCGTGAACTCGCCACCACCCCGCTGCTCATGCGTGAGCCGGGTTCGGGAACCCGCGACACAGTCTGGGAGGTGCTGAGCCAGGTGTGTCAGCCGGCGGCACCGGCGGCGGAGTTGGGTTCAGCAGCCGCGATCAAAGCGGCCGCGGCAACGGGATTGGCACCCGCGGTGATCAGCCGCCTCATCGCGGCACCCGAACTGTTGGCGGGGACGCTGGTCGAGGTGACGCTCGCCGACGGTACCGACTTCACACGCCAGTTTCGGGCGGTGTGGCGACCGGGTGCTGCGCCGACAGGACCGGCACGTGCGTTGGTGGACCTTGCGTCGTCGGACGCCTAG
- a CDS encoding nucleoside deaminase, with the protein MDDTDIRHLRRCVELAAEALDAGDEPFGSLLTGPDGAVLTEDRNRVGGGDSTRHPEFELARWSAEHLSAGERAASTVYTSGEHCPMCSAAHAWVGLGRIVYASSSAQLTQWLTALGAPPSPVAALSINAVAPDIETDGPAPDLAEEVHALHVRFRNG; encoded by the coding sequence ATGGACGACACCGATATCCGCCACCTGCGGCGCTGCGTCGAACTGGCCGCCGAGGCCCTCGACGCGGGCGACGAACCGTTTGGGTCACTACTCACCGGACCCGATGGCGCCGTGCTGACCGAAGATCGCAACCGCGTCGGTGGAGGCGATTCGACGCGCCATCCCGAGTTCGAACTCGCACGGTGGTCCGCCGAACACCTTTCAGCAGGCGAGCGCGCGGCATCCACCGTCTACACCTCTGGTGAGCATTGCCCGATGTGTTCGGCGGCCCATGCCTGGGTCGGTCTAGGACGGATCGTGTACGCCAGCTCCTCGGCCCAGCTGACGCAGTGGCTCACCGCGCTTGGTGCGCCCCCAAGTCCGGTCGCGGCGCTGTCGATCAATGCGGTGGCCCCCGATATCGAGACCGACGGTCCGGCGCCGGATCTCGCGGAAGAGGTACACGCCTTGCATGTCCGTTTCCGCAACGGCTGA
- a CDS encoding LCP family protein, with amino-acid sequence MGDLHAGQAQRWVLQKGRLVAGIAAAFVMAITGFGWAGYNTTVGQIITSHVLPGVLTPAGQDQNILLMGLDSRLDQNGQPLPQEMYDALHAGDETSGGYNANVLIVVHIPGDGGPMTAVSIPRDDYVDLAGCPGSVCKGKVKQAYGFAYQQALDRQASGGSDVAGANDLTAREQAAREAGRKAQIDTVSNFLGVPIDHFVEVTLAAFFQIAKAVQPITVCLNHDTIDEFSGANFHEGVQQIDASQAMAFVRQRRDENDGSFTDMDRTRRQQAFLVSLLTAVRKGGVMSNPAAIRNILNVAHENVAIDSGLNLVDFAARASQLTKRPMAFYTLPISDFGHDANGSDVNIVDLPTIRQIVHDRFSADIPPAPPAAAAPPTAVSLSAPIVLNVVNATDRDGLGAAIEDAFTARGFTRGRATTAESMSTESSIMYGSDAQEGAQALADQLHLPMTESGAVAPGTVQLTVGSQFPADDYIAHHSAGKKADSSAEANSSDVMTAVAATGTGVQAPAPTDLSQMGADGVACVK; translated from the coding sequence ATGGGCGATCTACACGCTGGGCAGGCGCAGCGCTGGGTGCTGCAGAAGGGCCGGCTGGTCGCCGGTATCGCTGCCGCGTTTGTCATGGCCATCACGGGTTTTGGCTGGGCGGGATACAACACGACAGTCGGGCAGATCATCACCTCGCACGTGTTGCCCGGAGTGCTGACACCTGCCGGGCAGGATCAGAACATCCTGCTCATGGGCCTGGATAGTCGGCTCGACCAAAATGGCCAGCCGCTGCCGCAGGAGATGTACGACGCGCTGCACGCCGGTGACGAGACGTCCGGTGGATACAACGCCAATGTGCTGATTGTGGTTCACATCCCGGGCGATGGTGGCCCCATGACGGCGGTGTCGATCCCGCGTGACGACTACGTGGATTTGGCGGGCTGCCCCGGGTCGGTGTGTAAGGGCAAGGTCAAGCAGGCGTACGGATTCGCCTACCAGCAGGCGCTGGACCGGCAGGCCAGCGGCGGCTCCGATGTGGCGGGCGCCAACGATCTGACCGCGCGTGAGCAGGCCGCCCGCGAGGCGGGACGCAAGGCCCAGATCGACACGGTGAGCAACTTTCTGGGTGTGCCGATCGATCATTTCGTGGAGGTGACCCTTGCCGCGTTCTTCCAGATCGCCAAGGCGGTGCAGCCCATCACCGTGTGCCTGAACCACGACACGATCGACGAGTTCTCCGGGGCCAACTTCCACGAGGGCGTTCAGCAGATCGACGCATCCCAGGCGATGGCCTTTGTCAGGCAACGACGGGACGAAAACGACGGCTCGTTTACGGATATGGACCGCACCAGGCGCCAGCAGGCCTTCCTCGTGTCATTGTTGACCGCGGTTCGTAAGGGCGGGGTGATGTCCAATCCCGCTGCGATACGCAACATCCTGAATGTCGCACACGAGAACGTCGCGATCGACTCCGGGCTCAACCTCGTCGACTTCGCCGCGCGCGCCTCGCAACTGACCAAGAGGCCGATGGCTTTTTACACGCTGCCCATCTCTGACTTCGGCCACGATGCCAACGGTTCGGACGTCAACATCGTCGATCTGCCCACGATCCGGCAGATCGTGCACGACCGCTTCTCCGCCGATATCCCTCCCGCGCCGCCCGCTGCGGCCGCGCCGCCGACGGCGGTTTCTCTGTCGGCGCCCATAGTGCTCAACGTTGTCAATGCGACGGACCGGGACGGGCTGGGTGCAGCGATCGAAGATGCCTTTACCGCGCGGGGATTCACGCGTGGTCGGGCGACGACGGCAGAGTCCATGTCGACCGAGAGCTCGATCATGTACGGCTCAGATGCCCAGGAGGGCGCGCAAGCGCTCGCCGATCAACTGCACCTGCCGATGACGGAATCCGGTGCGGTCGCACCCGGAACGGTCCAGTTGACGGTGGGCTCGCAGTTTCCTGCGGACGACTACATTGCGCACCACAGTGCCGGTAAGAAGGCCGATTCGTCGGCGGAGGCCAATTCCAGCGACGTGATGACCGCAGTGGCCGCAACGGGAACCGGTGTTCAGGCGCCAGCGCCGACCGACTTGAGCCAGATGGGTGCTGACGGCGTCGCGTGCGTCAAGTGA
- a CDS encoding nitroreductase family deazaflavin-dependent oxidoreductase, producing MTETTPNDFHANVMTEIRETGGAGGFFAQFDMLILHTVGAKSGQPRQNPMAYQPGGEGGEIYVFASNNGRENSSGWYYNALAHPDRVSVEIGDNHYPVAVRDVVGEERDRIYRLQAERFENFAEYERKTTRVIPVLGLTRAD from the coding sequence ATGACCGAGACAACGCCCAACGATTTCCACGCCAATGTCATGACCGAGATCCGCGAAACAGGCGGTGCCGGCGGCTTCTTTGCGCAATTCGACATGCTGATCCTGCATACCGTGGGTGCCAAGTCGGGCCAGCCCCGTCAGAACCCGATGGCCTATCAGCCGGGCGGCGAGGGTGGCGAGATCTACGTATTCGCCTCCAACAATGGGCGGGAGAACAGCTCCGGTTGGTACTACAACGCGCTGGCTCACCCGGATCGGGTATCGGTGGAGATCGGCGACAACCACTATCCAGTGGCGGTGCGCGATGTGGTGGGTGAGGAGCGCGACAGGATTTACAGGCTCCAGGCCGAGCGCTTTGAGAACTTCGCCGAGTACGAACGCAAGACCACCCGCGTCATCCCGGTTTTGGGGCTCACCCGGGCGGATTAG
- a CDS encoding TetR/AcrR family transcriptional regulator, which translates to MSVVNETAKAREPDEARRHFGNRHGRSETAREAVIHAADDLLVAKGYAGVTMEGIAKAAGVAKQTVYRWWNSKADVLMDVFLEDAAFQLDPPDLGSLEADLRHHLAATARFLTTDDAGAVFRALIGQSQHDPQLADAFRARYLREQQARDQIPIARAVRRGELPADADVAGLAERLVAPLYYRVIVTGESVDGGFVDRIVKDFLQRSE; encoded by the coding sequence ATGAGTGTTGTGAATGAGACGGCGAAGGCTCGCGAGCCCGATGAAGCGCGCCGTCATTTCGGTAACCGCCATGGCCGCAGCGAGACTGCGCGAGAGGCCGTCATTCACGCTGCTGATGATCTGCTGGTCGCCAAGGGCTATGCCGGAGTCACCATGGAGGGCATCGCCAAGGCTGCGGGCGTGGCCAAGCAGACCGTCTATCGATGGTGGAATTCGAAGGCGGACGTGTTGATGGACGTCTTTCTGGAAGATGCCGCCTTCCAGCTCGATCCGCCAGACCTCGGCAGCCTCGAAGCCGACCTGCGGCACCACTTGGCCGCCACCGCACGATTTCTCACCACCGACGACGCTGGTGCGGTGTTCCGGGCCTTGATCGGCCAGTCGCAGCATGATCCGCAGCTTGCCGACGCGTTCCGCGCCCGCTATCTACGTGAGCAGCAGGCGCGCGATCAGATTCCGATCGCGCGTGCGGTGCGGCGAGGGGAGCTGCCGGCCGATGCGGATGTTGCTGGCCTGGCCGAACGGTTGGTGGCGCCGTTGTACTACCGCGTCATCGTGACGGGTGAGTCTGTCGACGGCGGGTTCGTCGACAGAATTGTCAAAGATTTCTTGCAGCGATCGGAATAG
- a CDS encoding O-methyltransferase has protein sequence MTTTLHEPQFATIVDRLFENASHDAPPVDRDTFHTKSVEERVELFQNTYVPIAPDAGRLLYSLVRAAKPKTIVEYGLSYGISTLHSAAAVRDNGFGRIITTEMNTTKIAASRATFAEAGVSDLITILEGDARETLKTVEGPIEFLLLDGWPDLDLPILKLLEDKLAPGALVIADNVGFESSKPYLEYIRTPENGYVSVASPIGECMELSCRCV, from the coding sequence ATGACAACAACACTTCATGAACCCCAATTCGCCACGATCGTGGACCGGCTCTTCGAGAACGCGTCGCATGATGCGCCCCCTGTCGACCGGGACACCTTCCACACAAAGTCCGTCGAAGAGCGCGTCGAGCTGTTCCAGAACACTTACGTCCCCATCGCGCCCGATGCCGGACGGCTGCTCTATAGCCTGGTCCGCGCGGCCAAGCCGAAGACGATCGTCGAGTACGGCCTGTCGTACGGCATCTCGACCCTGCATTCGGCCGCCGCCGTTCGCGATAACGGATTTGGACGCATCATCACCACCGAGATGAACACCACGAAGATCGCGGCTTCCCGCGCGACTTTCGCCGAGGCCGGGGTGTCCGACCTGATCACCATCCTGGAGGGCGACGCCCGCGAGACGCTGAAGACGGTTGAGGGGCCCATCGAATTTCTGCTGCTCGACGGCTGGCCGGACCTCGATCTGCCGATCCTCAAGCTCCTCGAGGACAAGCTGGCACCCGGCGCGCTCGTCATCGCCGACAACGTCGGATTTGAAAGCAGCAAGCCATATTTGGAGTACATCCGTACCCCAGAGAACGGCTATGTGAGTGTGGCCTCACCCATCGGGGAATGCATGGAGCTCAGCTGCCGTTGTGTGTAA
- a CDS encoding GNAT family N-acetyltransferase: MTTWTTRAELPEDVSAIRAVNIAAFPAHDEADLVDALRADPAAWIDGLSTVSVDTGGEIVAHALLTRCTVGAGPALALGPCAVLPRCQRTGAGSAAIRAGLERARSLGENLVVVLGHALYYPRFGFTPASAFGVSAGFDVTDDTFLALALDPQRETPRGQIVYPGAFGV; encoded by the coding sequence GTGACGACGTGGACCACCCGCGCCGAGCTTCCCGAGGATGTTTCGGCGATACGTGCGGTCAATATCGCGGCCTTCCCTGCCCATGACGAGGCCGACTTGGTTGATGCGTTGCGCGCGGATCCGGCGGCATGGATCGACGGTCTGTCCACCGTGAGTGTCGACACCGGGGGTGAAATCGTGGCCCATGCACTGCTCACCCGGTGCACCGTGGGCGCAGGACCCGCACTGGCCCTGGGGCCGTGCGCGGTGCTGCCACGGTGTCAGCGCACCGGGGCAGGTTCGGCGGCCATTCGCGCCGGCCTCGAGCGCGCACGCAGTCTCGGCGAGAACTTGGTCGTGGTGCTCGGGCATGCCCTCTACTACCCACGATTCGGATTCACACCGGCATCCGCCTTCGGTGTCAGCGCGGGCTTCGACGTCACCGATGACACGTTCCTCGCGCTGGCGTTAGACCCGCAGCGCGAAACGCCGCGCGGCCAGATCGTCTACCCGGGAGCGTTCGGGGTCTGA
- a CDS encoding phytoene desaturase family protein: MADFEAIVIGAGHNGLTAAAKLQQSGLHTLCLDAKLYAGGMASTVELFDGYRFEIAGSVQFPTSAVLSRDLGLDTLPTVDLDVVSVALRGIGDEPLVYYSDPMKLLTHLNEVHGAEAVNGMAGIMAWSQAPTRALGRFEVGQPPKTFDEMYACATNEFERASINDMLFGSVTDVLDRYFPDKEKHGVLRGMLAFLALNMTYRGPETPGSAAALAFGLAMPDATALQMKKLRGGIGALTSHLHELFVRYGGEVRLRSKVTQILTSDGRVSGVGLEDGSTITAPVVISSVAPDITVTEMLDSSVVPPDQRDRFARVDHRGSYLQMHFALDALPEFAAPYQALNVPEMQSTVGMYSTPEELQAQWEDCRRGVVPADPAVVFQIPSLHDPQLAPEGKHAASAFALWFPVETGHARYGEMKVEMRERVMDKISRLAPNFKDTVLRHTTFTPRHMGTMFGAPGGDYCFGLVHADQIGVNRPGPRGYRGDPLPVEGLYLGSAGCHGGPAISFIPGYNAALEVLADAR, from the coding sequence ATGGCGGACTTCGAGGCGATCGTGATCGGGGCGGGGCACAACGGACTTACCGCAGCGGCGAAGCTGCAGCAGTCGGGGCTGCACACCCTGTGCCTCGACGCGAAGTTGTACGCCGGCGGTATGGCCTCGACGGTTGAGCTGTTTGACGGCTACCGATTCGAGATCGCCGGATCCGTCCAGTTTCCGACATCTGCCGTCTTGAGTCGCGATCTCGGGCTCGACACGTTGCCGACCGTCGACCTCGATGTTGTGTCCGTGGCACTCAGGGGGATTGGCGATGAGCCGCTCGTCTACTACAGCGATCCGATGAAGCTGTTGACCCATCTCAACGAGGTGCACGGAGCCGAGGCGGTCAACGGCATGGCGGGGATCATGGCGTGGAGCCAGGCGCCCACGAGGGCATTGGGGCGATTTGAGGTGGGGCAGCCGCCGAAAACATTCGATGAGATGTACGCCTGTGCAACAAATGAATTCGAGCGGGCGAGCATCAACGACATGCTTTTCGGATCGGTCACCGATGTGTTGGACCGCTATTTCCCCGACAAGGAGAAACACGGCGTGCTGCGCGGAATGCTGGCGTTCCTGGCGCTCAACATGACCTACCGCGGTCCGGAAACTCCGGGCAGTGCCGCCGCATTGGCCTTCGGGTTGGCGATGCCGGATGCGACCGCGTTGCAGATGAAAAAGCTCCGCGGCGGGATCGGTGCGTTGACATCGCACCTGCATGAGCTTTTCGTCCGGTATGGCGGTGAAGTGCGCCTGCGCAGCAAGGTGACCCAAATCCTGACATCTGACGGTCGGGTGAGCGGCGTCGGTTTGGAAGATGGCTCGACAATTACCGCGCCGGTCGTAATTTCTTCCGTCGCACCGGATATCACCGTGACAGAGATGTTGGACTCCTCGGTTGTTCCACCCGATCAGCGTGACCGGTTCGCGCGGGTTGATCACCGCGGCAGCTACCTGCAAATGCACTTCGCTCTCGACGCGCTGCCGGAGTTCGCCGCGCCGTATCAAGCCCTGAACGTTCCGGAGATGCAATCAACGGTCGGGATGTACAGCACACCCGAGGAGCTGCAGGCGCAGTGGGAAGACTGTCGACGGGGTGTCGTGCCCGCCGATCCCGCGGTGGTGTTCCAGATTCCGTCCCTGCATGACCCGCAGCTGGCGCCCGAGGGTAAGCACGCGGCCTCGGCGTTCGCGTTGTGGTTCCCCGTGGAGACGGGGCACGCCCGATACGGCGAGATGAAGGTGGAGATGAGGGAGCGGGTGATGGACAAGATCTCCCGGCTGGCACCCAATTTCAAGGACACGGTGCTGCGGCACACCACCTTCACACCCCGTCACATGGGCACCATGTTCGGGGCGCCGGGCGGCGACTACTGCTTCGGGCTGGTGCACGCGGACCAGATCGGCGTCAACAGACCGGGGCCACGCGGATACCGGGGTGATCCCTTACCCGTCGAAGGCCTGTATCTCGGGAGCGCGGGATGTCATGGAGGACCGGCGATTTCCTTCATCCCCGGATACAACGCCGCGCTGGAAGTGTTAGCAGACGCGCGCTAG